AATGTTATTAGTCTTTATTGTACTGACTACCCTAGTTGTAGGCGTTGGCAGTGTTTGGATTGCAAATCTATTAATTTTACAGTTTCAGCGTAAGATTGATGGAGAAGAGTATTACTTACAGCAAGGCTTATTGAGTCTTGCTGCGGGTGCATTGTTGGCAACAGCATTTACCCATCTATTGCCTGAAGCCTTTGAAAGCCATTTAGATATACATCAATTGTTTTTTATTCTGCTGATTGGTGTTCTGTTTTTCTTTTTATTAAATAAAGCCGAAATATGGCACCATGCGCATGAACATCACGATCATACGCAACATCACTCACACAAGTCTGGCTTATCTTTACTATTTGGTGATGGGATACATTGCTTTGGTGATGGGATCCTGATCGCATCTATATTCGCAGTCAATATTCAACTTGGACTGATTGCTGCAGCATCTGTACTTGTCCATGAAATTCCCCACCACATGGGAGATTTAGCTGTACTACAACGAGATAATAAAGCCAATACCGCAATGTTGAAACTAACCATAGCGGGTGCAATGACAGCTCTAGGAGGCATTGCAGGGTATTTATTACTGTCAAAATTACAGCATTTACAGCCCTACTTTATGGTGCTGGCATCAAGTAGTTTTATTTATGTCGCGTTATCAGATTTAGTACCTCAGTTACAGCAACGAGGTGCAACCAAAGATGTAGTAACACAAATTATTTGGCTATGTATTGGTATGCTATTGGTAGTTTCAATCAATCTACTGATGCATGGTGAACATTAATTTTTATATGGAATATTGATATGAGAACAAATGTAGATGCACATCGTGTCATTATTATCGGTGCAGGTTTCGGTGGATTGCAAGTCGCAAATGATCTTGCAGGTACGGAAAATATAGAAATTACGTTAATTGATCGTCGTAATCATCATTTATTTCAACCTTTACTTTATCAAGTCGCAGGTGCCTCTTTATCACCCGCACAAATTTCTTGGCCAATACGTTCAATCTTTCGTAAGCGCCCAGAAGTACGTACCTTGTTAGAGGAAGTACAAGGTATTGATAAAACAAAACGAATAGTATCTTTAAAAGATGGTACACATCAGCGTTACGATACTTTAATTATTGCAACCGGCGCAACACATGCCTATTTTGGACATGATGAATGGAGTGAATTTGCCCCAGGGTTAAAGACACTTGATGATGCTTTACAAATACGCCAACAAGTATTGAGTGTATTTGAAAAGGCTGAATATACCCAAGATGCTCAATTGAAAAAGGCATTACAAACTTTTGTGGTGATTGGTGGTGGACCAACAGGTGTAGAACTTGCCGGCACGATTGCTGAACTGGCACATGACACCTTACAACATGACTTTCGTAATGTTGATCCGCGTCAATCTAGAATTGTACTGATTGAAGCAGGTCAACGGTTACTTTCGGTTTTCCCTGAACAGCAATCTGCCTATACCAAGCAAGCACTTGAGGAATTAGGTGTGGAGGTTATCTTTGGTCAACCGGTCACCAGTTGTACGCAAGATGGTGTGATATATGGTGAGCATGTACTTTCAGCCAAAACAATTGTTTGGGCAGCTGGTGTACAAGCATCGCCTGCTGCGCAGTGGTTAAATACAGATGCAGATCGTGCAGGACGTGTACTCGTCAATGTGGACATGACAGTAAAGAACTCCCCTGAAATTTTTGTGATCGGTGATACTGCTTCGATTACCATGCCTGATGGGAAAATGGTACCTGGTGTTGCACCTGCAGCAAAACAACAAGGTAAATATGTTGCAAAAGTCATCAAAGCACGATTGAAAGGTCAGCATACTCATCAACCTTTTGAATATCACCATCAAGGCAACTTAGCGACGATTGGTCGTAGTCGTGCTGTTGTCGATATGGGTAAATTTAGACTACAAGGTCTACTTGCATGGTGGTTCTGGAAAATTATCCATTTATTTTTCTTGATTGGTGTTCAAAGTCGTATGAGTGTTGCAATGAGTTGGCTTTGGAATCATATTTTTGGCTATCGTAGTGCAAGAATTATTTCTGAAAAATATCAGAGAGAAGGTAGCGGGACTGTGTTGAAAAAACCGCATATAAAGGCGAATTTTGACATACCCTCGGAAAGATAAATAAGCCGCCTAAAAAGATCTGCAGCATCAACATGTACTAAATTTAACATAATGGTTGTTATACGAAATTGACAATATGTACAGGATTCTGTACATTTAGGATTGTAAAGTTTCAATCACTACCGCCTAGGTAGTCTAGCTAGCAGCGTTTTGACGCAGCTTACCCTATGAGGGATAGATATATGCATGTATTTACATATACGGACGCACGTAACAATTTAAAATCTGTTTTAGATAAAGTAATTGATGATGTAGACGTTGCTTTTATTACAAGAAAAGAAGGTGGCCATGCTGTAGTAATGGGACAAGATCATTATGATAGCTTAATGGAAACGTTATATCTCCTTTCATCTCCAAATAATGCAAGTCGTTTAAATGAATCAATTGCTCAATTACGTGCAGGGAAAACAAAACACAGAGAGTTGATTGAGGATGACGAATCGTAACGTCGAATGGACTGATAATGCCTGGGATGAATATATCTATTGGCAGACACAGGATAAAAAGATACTTAAGCGTATTAATACCTTAATCAAAGAATGTCAGCGAACACCTTTTGAAGGAACAGGAAAACCAGAACCTTTAAAAGCTAATCTTTCAGGATTTTGGAGTCGTAGGATTGATGAAAAGCATAGATTAGTTTATGAAGTGACAGATGAACGAATCTCTATAATTCAATGTCGATTCCATTACTAACAAGATCCCCTATTTTTAGGGGATTGTTTTTTTATTTAATACAAAATCTCATATGCGAAATTTAGGTGTTATTCCATATAACGCCATTAAAAAGATCTTTATCTTTCTGCCTATTTTCTTCAGTCTTACTTTCCGTGCTTAAAAACTTTTCAAAATCGGTTAGTTGACCCTTAAAAGATTCATCATTTTTCAGTTTGTTTAGAACCCAAGCCCC
This DNA window, taken from Acinetobacter sp. TR3, encodes the following:
- a CDS encoding ZIP family metal transporter, with product MLLVFIVLTTLVVGVGSVWIANLLILQFQRKIDGEEYYLQQGLLSLAAGALLATAFTHLLPEAFESHLDIHQLFFILLIGVLFFFLLNKAEIWHHAHEHHDHTQHHSHKSGLSLLFGDGIHCFGDGILIASIFAVNIQLGLIAAASVLVHEIPHHMGDLAVLQRDNKANTAMLKLTIAGAMTALGGIAGYLLLSKLQHLQPYFMVLASSSFIYVALSDLVPQLQQRGATKDVVTQIIWLCIGMLLVVSINLLMHGEH
- a CDS encoding NAD(P)/FAD-dependent oxidoreductase, whose protein sequence is MRTNVDAHRVIIIGAGFGGLQVANDLAGTENIEITLIDRRNHHLFQPLLYQVAGASLSPAQISWPIRSIFRKRPEVRTLLEEVQGIDKTKRIVSLKDGTHQRYDTLIIATGATHAYFGHDEWSEFAPGLKTLDDALQIRQQVLSVFEKAEYTQDAQLKKALQTFVVIGGGPTGVELAGTIAELAHDTLQHDFRNVDPRQSRIVLIEAGQRLLSVFPEQQSAYTKQALEELGVEVIFGQPVTSCTQDGVIYGEHVLSAKTIVWAAGVQASPAAQWLNTDADRAGRVLVNVDMTVKNSPEIFVIGDTASITMPDGKMVPGVAPAAKQQGKYVAKVIKARLKGQHTHQPFEYHHQGNLATIGRSRAVVDMGKFRLQGLLAWWFWKIIHLFFLIGVQSRMSVAMSWLWNHIFGYRSARIISEKYQREGSGTVLKKPHIKANFDIPSER
- a CDS encoding type II toxin-antitoxin system Phd/YefM family antitoxin, which translates into the protein MHVFTYTDARNNLKSVLDKVIDDVDVAFITRKEGGHAVVMGQDHYDSLMETLYLLSSPNNASRLNESIAQLRAGKTKHRELIEDDES
- a CDS encoding Txe/YoeB family addiction module toxin encodes the protein MTNRNVEWTDNAWDEYIYWQTQDKKILKRINTLIKECQRTPFEGTGKPEPLKANLSGFWSRRIDEKHRLVYEVTDERISIIQCRFHY